One window from the genome of Oryza glaberrima chromosome 3, OglaRS2, whole genome shotgun sequence encodes:
- the LOC127766772 gene encoding receptor-like protein kinase FERONIA has product MMVSSRFVAVFLLVALAPAARGQGGGGGNSSAPAASPPGPFVPRDNILLDCGATGQANDTDGRLWTGDTGSKYLPANLAAAAATAQDPSVPQVPYLTARFSAAPFTYSFPVGAGRKFLRLHFYPANYSNRNAADALFSVSIPDPNITLLSNFSAYQTALALNFDYLVREFSVNVTASTLDLTFTPEKGHPNAFAFVNGIEVVSSPDLFGSSNPMEATGDGSGTPFPIDAGTAMQTMYRLNVGGNAISPSKDTGGYRSWEDDTPYIPFASFGVSYANDTNVPINYPDSIPQYVAPADVYSTARSMGPDNNVNLQYNLTWAMQVDAGYQYLVRLHFCEIQSGISKINQRTFDIYINNQTAFSGADVIAWSTGLGIPVYKDFVVFTMGSGPMDLWVDLHPNVKNKPQYYNAILNGMEVFKLQLNNGSLAGLNPVPSIVPTASGGNSGKKSSVGPIVGGVIGGLVVLALGCCCFFVICKRRRRAGKDSGMSDGHSGWLPLSLYGNSHTSSSAKSHTTGSHASSLPSNLCRHFSFVEIKAATNNFDESLLLGVGGFGKVYRGEIDGGATKVAIKRGNPLSEQGVHEFQTEIEMLSKLRHRHLVSLIGYCEEKNEMILVYDYMAHGTLREHLYKTQNAPLSWRQRLDICIGAARGLHYLHTGAKHTIIHRDVKTTNILLDEKWVAKVSDFGLSKTGPTMDHTHVSTVVKGSFGYLDPEYFRRQQLTDKSDVYSFGVVLFEVLCARPALNPTLAKEEVSLAEWALHCQKKGILDQIVDPHLKGKIAPQCFKKFAETAEKCVSDQGIDRPSMGDVLWNLEFALQMQESAEESGSLGCGMSDDSTPLVIVGKKDPNDPSIESSTTTTTTTSISMGEQSVASIDSDGLTPSAVFSQIMNPKGR; this is encoded by the coding sequence ATGATGGTGAGTTCTAGGTTTGTGGCCGTGTTTCTTCTGgtggcgctggcgccggcggcgcgggggcagggaggaggagggggcaacTCGAGCgccccggcggcgtcgccgccggggccGTTCGTGCCGCGGGACAACATCCTGCTGGACTGCGGCGCGACGGGGCAGGCCAACGACACGGACGGGCGGCTCTGGACCGGGGACACGGGCTCCAAGTACCTGCCGGCGAACCTcgctgccgcggccgccaccgcgcagGACCCTTCTGTGCCGCAGGTGCCGTACCTCACCGCGCGCTTCTCCGCGGCGCCCTTCACCTACTCGTTCCCGGTCGGCGCCGGGCGCAAGTTCCTCAGGCTCCACTTCTACCCGGCGAATTACTCCAACCGCAACGCCGCCGACGCGCTCTTCTCCGTCTCCATCCCCGACCCCAACATCACGCTTCTCTCCAACTTCAGCGCCTACCAGACCGCCCTCGCCCTCAACTTCGACTACCTCGTCCGCGAATTCTCCGTCAATGTCACTGCCTCAACCCTCGACCTCACTTTCACACCGGAGAAGGGCCACCCAAACGCCTTCGCCTTCGTCAACGGCATCGAGGTCGTCTCCTCCCCCGACCTCTTTGGCAGCTCCAACCCGATGgaggccaccggcgacggcagcggcacgCCTTTCCCGATCGACGCCGGTACTGCTATGCAGACCATGTACCGGCTCAACGTCGGCGGCAACGCGATCTCCCCCTCCAAGGACACGGGCGGGTATCGGTCATGGGAAGATGACACGCCATACATACCCTTTGCGTCATTCGGGGTGAGCTACGCGAATGACACCAATGTCCCCATAAATTACCCTGACAGTATTCCACAGTATGTGGCGCCGGCAGATGTCTACTCTACGGCGCGGTCGATGGGGCCTGACAACAATGTGAATTTGCAATACAATCTCACCTGGGCAATGCAGGTGGATGCTGGTTATCAGTACCTCGTGAGGCTCCATTTCTGTGAAATACAGTCTGGGATCAGTAAGATCAATCAACGGACATTTGACATCTACATCAACAACCAGACTGCTTTTAGTGGCGCTGATGTGATTGCGTGGTCTACTGGGCTTGGCATTCCAGTGTACAAGGATTTTGTGGTGTTCACCATGGGTTCAGGGCCTATGGATTTGTGGGTGGATCTACATCCAAATGTCAAAAACAAGCCACAGTACTATAATGCTATCCTCAATGGGATGGAGGTTTTTAAGTTGCAGCTTAATAATGGGAGCCTTGCTGGGCTCAACCCTGTCCCTAGTATTGTACCAACAGCGTCTGGTGGAAATTCTGGGAAGAAGTCAAGTGTTGGTCCAATTGTTGGAGGAGTGATTGGAGGTCTGGTAGTTCTTGCACTTGGATGTTGCTGCTTCTTTGTGATCTGCAAGCGTCGGCGGAGAGCAGGTAAGGATTCAGGAATGAGTGATGGGCATTCTGGTTGGTTGCCGCTCTCACTTTATGGCAACTCACACACTTCCAGCTCAGCCAAGTCACACACTACTGGGAGCCATGCTTCGTCTTTGCCATCCAACCTGTGCCGCCATTTCTCATTTGTGGAGATCAAGGCTGCGACAAACAACTTTGATGAGTCCCTCCTCCTTGGCGTGGGTGGTTTTGGTAAAGTTTACCGTGGAGAGATTGACGGAGGAGCAACCAAGGTGGCTATCAAGCGTGGAAACCCATTGTCTGAGCAGGGTGTGCATGAGTTCCAAACAGAGATCGAGATGTTGTCGAAGCTCCGCCACCGACATCTTGTGTCGCTTATTGGTTACTGCGAGGAGAAGAATGAGATGATCCTGGTCTATGACTATATGGCTCACGGAACTCTTCGTGAGCACCTGTACAAGACCCAAAATGCACCACTTTCTTGGAGGCAGCGCTTGGATATCTGCATTGGTGCAGCTCGTGGGCTTCACTACCTACACACTGGTGCAAAGCACACCATCATCCACCGTGATGTGAAGACGACAAACATCCTCCTCGATGAGAAGTGGGTAGCCAAGGTTTCAGATTTTGGTTTGTCCAAGACTGGTCCAACAATGGATCATACACATGTGAGCACAGTTGTCAAGGGCAGTTTTGGTTATCTTGATCCTGAGTACTTCCGCAGGCAGCAGCTTACTGACAAATCTGATGTCTATTCTTTTGGTGTTGTACTGTTTGAGGTCCTATGTGCTCGGCCTGCCTTGAATCCCACTCTTGCAAAGGAAGAAGTTAGCTTGGCTGAGTGGGCATTACACTGCCAGAAGAAGGGTATTCTTGATCAGATTGTTGATCCCCACCTGAAGGGAAAGATTGCTCCACAATGTTTCAAGAAGTTTGCAGAAACAGCTGAGAAGTGTGTTTCTGATCAGGGCATTGACCGTCCTTCGATGGGAGATGTGCTGTGGAACTTGGAATTTGCCCTTCAAATGCAGGAAAGTGCAGAGGAGAGCGGAAGCCTTGGATGTGGGATGTCAGACGACAGCACTCCCCTTGTGATAGTTGGAAAGAAGGATCCCAATGATCCATCTATCGAGTCAAGCACCACGACAACGACAACTACCTCGATAAGCATGGGTGAGCAGAGTGTTGCAAGTATTGACTCGGACGGGCTGACGCCTAGTGCTGTCTTCTCGCAGATCATGAACCCCAAGGGACGGTGA